A stretch of Janibacter endophyticus DNA encodes these proteins:
- a CDS encoding MazG nucleotide pyrophosphohydrolase domain-containing protein: MSARVVLLASSPRVAPGLLSADAWRCLDGAAGRLARTDDEVLVAAVRAAGLEVETVGEGVSAPDLSRRLVEKAASLDGEVVWLGSADGDPGLSDALAAELSAAAEPPEIEVLVGSWDVPGARLLDAVAVMDRLRSPGGCPWDAEQTHESLAPYAVEEAGEVAEAIEGLADGSHRYEDVKEELGDLLLQVLFNARVASEGSHPAAHAQTAADTPFDIDDVAATLVDKLVRRHPHVFAGSTAATPEQVEAQWAEIKAAERAAKAARRATPPR; the protein is encoded by the coding sequence GTGAGCGCTCGCGTCGTCCTGCTCGCGAGCAGCCCGCGGGTCGCCCCCGGGCTGCTCAGCGCGGACGCCTGGCGCTGCCTCGACGGCGCCGCCGGCCGTCTGGCGCGCACCGACGACGAGGTCCTCGTCGCGGCCGTGCGGGCCGCCGGCCTCGAGGTCGAGACCGTGGGCGAAGGGGTGTCCGCACCCGATCTCTCCCGCCGCCTCGTCGAGAAGGCCGCCTCCCTGGACGGCGAGGTCGTCTGGCTCGGGTCCGCCGACGGCGACCCCGGGTTGAGCGACGCCCTGGCGGCCGAGCTGTCGGCTGCCGCGGAGCCGCCGGAGATCGAGGTGCTCGTCGGGTCGTGGGACGTGCCCGGCGCCCGGCTGCTCGACGCCGTCGCGGTGATGGACCGGCTGCGCAGCCCGGGCGGTTGCCCGTGGGACGCGGAGCAGACCCACGAGAGTCTGGCCCCCTACGCGGTCGAGGAGGCCGGCGAGGTCGCCGAGGCGATCGAGGGGCTGGCCGACGGGTCGCATCGCTACGAGGACGTCAAGGAGGAGCTCGGCGACCTGCTGCTCCAGGTGCTCTTCAACGCCCGGGTGGCCAGCGAGGGCTCGCACCCCGCGGCCCACGCGCAGACCGCCGCCGACACCCCCTTCGACATCGACGACGTCGCGGCGACCCTCGTCGACAAGCTCGTCCGGCGTCACCCCCACGTCTTCGCCGGGTCGACCGCGGCGACGCCAGAGCAGGTCGAGGCGCAGTGGGCCGAGATCAAGGCTGCGGAGAGGGCCGCCAAGGCGGCCCGGCGGGCGACCCCACCACGCTGA
- the mfd gene encoding transcription-repair coupling factor yields MSESLAPLRTAVADLPVVHELLTHTHRTDELDVSVPPGLRAPLISLLSRPVEDGAKGVAPLLVVTATAREADDLAEALRCLIDRPDDATSAVVTYPSWETLPHERLSPRSDTVGRRLAVLRRLAHPEVDDPEHGPVAVVVASVRAVLQPMVKGLGELVPVSLEVGDERPLEQIVDDLVAAAYVRTDLVQRRGEFAVRGGILDVFPPTDEHPVRVELFGDTVESIRWFKVADQRSIEGTPGVADRLWAPPCREILLTDEVRARAAELATQLPGVADMLHKVAEGNAVEGMESLAPALVDGMESVLDVLPDGARVVVSDPERVRTRAHDLVSTSEEFLQASWANAASGNAVPVDLEGVLDTGSHWTLAQAREHALALGLGWWTLTPFAVDAELADTMADAVEHDHVALHVPAAEPPRFRGNTDAAVEQFHQWHDAGWRILVATDGPGLAERVREVMRDNDIPTRDGGSLESGTVTVTVATLGTGFVAEGDRLAVLTESDLLGASTGTGSTRDMRRMPSKRRKQVDPLELRPGDFVVHEQHGVGAFVEMIQRTVQGATREYLVLEYAPSKRGQPGDRLFVPTDQLDQVTRYVGGETPSVNKMGGSDWKATKSRARKFVKQIAGELIRLYSARMATKGYAFGPDTPWQRELEEAFAHIETPDQLSTIEEVKADMERSVPMDRLICGDVGYGKTEIAVRAAFKAIQDGKQVAVLVPTTLLVQQHLNTFSERYASFPVTVRALSRFLTDKQAKDVMAGLADGSIDIVIGTHRLLGGEAKFKDLGLVIIDEEQRFGVEHKEQLKAMRTAVDVLAMSATPIPRTLEMAVTGIREMSTLATPPEERHPVLTFVGPYEEKQVAAAIRRELMREGQIFFVHNDTRTLDRTAARLRELVPEARVETAHGKMGEHRLEQVVVDFWERRFDVLVSTTIVETGLDISNANTLILDRADKLGLSQLHQLRGRVGRGRERAYAYFLYPPDKPLTETAHDRLQTIAANTDLGSGMQIAMKDLEIRGAGNLLGGEQSGHIAGVGFDLYVRMVGEAVADFKGEGEKAPAEVKIELPVDAHLPHEYIPGERLRLEAYAKLAGAASESDLEEIVEELIDRYGALPEPVRNLVAVARLRILVRQAGLTDVVAQGQHVRLAPVRLRESQQLRLARVYPKSLYKEGTGTVLVPKPMTARIGGAPLRDQAVLDWAADLVRNVMLDNVVETGAGSPSR; encoded by the coding sequence ATGAGCGAGTCCCTGGCCCCCCTGCGCACAGCCGTCGCCGACCTCCCCGTCGTCCACGAGCTGCTCACCCACACCCACCGCACCGACGAGCTGGACGTCAGCGTGCCCCCGGGCCTGCGGGCCCCGCTGATCTCCCTGCTCAGCCGGCCCGTCGAGGACGGCGCGAAGGGGGTGGCCCCCCTCCTCGTCGTCACGGCCACCGCACGCGAGGCCGACGACCTCGCGGAGGCGTTGCGCTGCCTGATCGACAGACCGGACGACGCGACGAGCGCGGTCGTCACCTACCCGAGCTGGGAGACGCTCCCGCACGAGCGGCTCAGCCCGCGCAGCGACACCGTCGGCCGGCGGCTCGCGGTCCTGCGTCGCCTCGCGCACCCGGAGGTCGACGACCCCGAGCACGGTCCGGTGGCCGTCGTCGTCGCCTCGGTCCGTGCGGTCCTCCAGCCCATGGTCAAGGGCCTCGGCGAGCTCGTCCCGGTGAGCCTCGAGGTGGGCGACGAGCGGCCGCTCGAGCAGATCGTCGACGACCTCGTCGCCGCCGCCTACGTGCGCACCGACCTCGTCCAGCGCCGCGGCGAGTTCGCCGTGCGCGGCGGCATCCTCGACGTCTTCCCCCCGACCGACGAGCACCCGGTGCGGGTCGAGCTCTTCGGCGACACCGTCGAGTCGATCCGGTGGTTCAAGGTCGCCGACCAGCGCAGCATCGAGGGCACGCCCGGCGTCGCCGACCGGCTGTGGGCGCCGCCGTGCCGCGAGATCCTGCTCACCGACGAGGTCCGTGCTCGCGCGGCCGAGCTCGCCACCCAGCTGCCGGGCGTCGCCGACATGCTGCACAAGGTCGCCGAGGGCAACGCCGTCGAGGGCATGGAGTCGCTCGCACCGGCCCTCGTCGACGGCATGGAGTCGGTCCTCGACGTCCTGCCCGACGGCGCCCGCGTCGTCGTGAGCGACCCCGAGCGGGTGCGCACCCGCGCCCACGACCTCGTCTCGACGAGCGAGGAGTTCCTCCAGGCGTCGTGGGCCAACGCCGCGAGCGGCAACGCCGTGCCCGTCGACCTCGAGGGCGTCCTCGACACCGGCTCCCACTGGACCCTCGCCCAGGCCCGCGAGCACGCGCTGGCCCTCGGCCTCGGGTGGTGGACGCTCACCCCCTTCGCCGTCGACGCCGAGCTGGCCGACACCATGGCCGACGCCGTCGAGCACGACCACGTCGCCCTCCACGTCCCGGCGGCGGAGCCGCCCCGCTTCCGTGGCAACACGGACGCGGCGGTCGAGCAGTTCCACCAGTGGCACGACGCGGGGTGGCGCATCCTCGTCGCCACCGACGGGCCCGGCCTCGCCGAGCGCGTGCGAGAGGTCATGCGGGACAACGACATCCCGACGCGTGACGGAGGGTCGCTCGAGAGCGGCACCGTGACCGTCACCGTCGCGACCCTGGGCACCGGCTTCGTCGCCGAGGGTGACCGGCTCGCCGTGCTCACCGAGTCCGATCTCCTCGGGGCGAGCACCGGCACCGGCTCGACGCGCGACATGCGGCGGATGCCGAGCAAGCGGCGCAAGCAGGTCGACCCGCTGGAGCTGCGCCCCGGCGACTTCGTCGTCCATGAGCAGCACGGTGTCGGTGCCTTCGTCGAGATGATCCAGCGCACCGTGCAGGGCGCGACCCGTGAGTACCTCGTCCTCGAGTACGCGCCGAGCAAGCGCGGCCAGCCGGGGGACCGGCTCTTCGTGCCGACCGACCAGCTCGACCAGGTGACCCGCTACGTCGGCGGCGAGACGCCGTCGGTCAACAAGATGGGCGGCAGCGACTGGAAGGCGACGAAGTCGCGCGCCCGCAAGTTCGTCAAGCAGATCGCCGGCGAGCTCATCCGCCTCTACAGCGCGCGGATGGCGACGAAGGGGTACGCCTTCGGCCCCGACACCCCGTGGCAGCGCGAGCTCGAGGAGGCCTTCGCGCACATCGAGACCCCTGACCAGCTGAGCACGATCGAGGAGGTCAAGGCAGACATGGAGCGGTCCGTCCCGATGGACCGGCTCATCTGCGGCGACGTCGGCTACGGCAAGACCGAGATCGCGGTCCGGGCGGCCTTCAAGGCGATCCAGGACGGCAAGCAGGTCGCGGTGCTCGTGCCGACGACCCTGCTGGTGCAGCAGCACCTCAACACCTTCTCCGAGCGCTACGCCAGCTTCCCCGTCACGGTTCGGGCGCTCTCGCGCTTCCTCACCGACAAGCAGGCCAAGGACGTCATGGCGGGCCTGGCCGACGGCAGCATCGACATCGTCATCGGCACGCACCGCCTGCTCGGCGGCGAGGCGAAGTTCAAGGACCTCGGCCTGGTGATCATCGACGAGGAGCAGCGCTTCGGCGTCGAGCACAAGGAGCAGCTCAAGGCGATGCGCACCGCCGTCGACGTCCTCGCGATGTCGGCGACCCCGATCCCGCGCACGCTCGAGATGGCGGTCACCGGCATCCGCGAGATGTCGACGCTCGCCACGCCGCCGGAGGAGCGCCACCCGGTGCTGACCTTCGTCGGGCCGTACGAGGAGAAGCAGGTCGCCGCCGCGATCCGCCGCGAGCTGATGCGTGAGGGCCAGATCTTCTTCGTGCACAACGACACCCGCACGCTCGACCGGACCGCCGCGCGGCTGCGCGAGCTCGTCCCCGAGGCGCGGGTCGAGACCGCCCACGGCAAGATGGGCGAGCACCGGCTCGAGCAGGTCGTCGTCGACTTCTGGGAGCGTCGCTTCGACGTCCTCGTGAGCACGACGATCGTCGAGACCGGCCTGGACATCTCCAACGCCAACACGCTGATCCTCGACCGCGCCGACAAGCTCGGTCTCTCGCAGCTGCACCAGCTGCGCGGTCGCGTCGGGCGCGGTCGCGAGCGCGCCTACGCCTACTTCCTCTACCCGCCGGACAAGCCGCTCACCGAGACCGCGCACGACCGGCTGCAGACGATCGCGGCCAACACCGACCTCGGCTCCGGCATGCAGATCGCGATGAAGGACCTCGAGATCCGCGGCGCGGGCAACCTCCTCGGCGGCGAGCAGTCTGGCCACATCGCGGGCGTCGGCTTCGACCTCTACGTCCGGATGGTCGGCGAGGCCGTCGCGGACTTCAAGGGCGAGGGCGAGAAGGCGCCGGCCGAGGTCAAGATCGAGCTGCCCGTCGACGCGCACCTGCCGCACGAGTACATCCCTGGCGAGCGGCTGCGCCTCGAGGCCTACGCCAAGCTCGCCGGCGCGGCGAGCGAGAGCGACCTCGAGGAGATCGTCGAGGAGCTGATCGACCGCTACGGCGCCCTGCCCGAGCCGGTCCGCAACCTCGTCGCCGTCGCCCGCCTGCGCATCCTCGTGCGCCAGGCCGGGCTCACCGACGTCGTGGCCCAGGGCCAGCACGTGCGCCTCGCCCCGGTGAGGCTGCGCGAGTCCCAGCAGCTGCGTCTCGCCCGGGTCTACCCGAAGTCCCTCTACAAGGAGGGGACCGGCACGGTCCTCGTGCCCAAGCCGATGACCGCACGCATCGGCGGCGCCCCCCTTCGTGACCAGGCGGTGCTCGACTGGGCCGCCGATCTCGTCCGTAACGTCATGCTCGACAATGTGGTGGAGACTGGTGCCGGGAGCCCCTCCCGATGA
- a CDS encoding TPM domain-containing protein — protein MSRRAVTVRRWSAASAVGLATCLAPAAAHAAVPATPPSLTSAPATEPMNLPDQVTDETGVLGDLSQYDEALDEARAAGIQLFVVYVDSFDGMDGATWAQQTFEESGMGGDDVLLAVAVQDRRYGTYAMEESGLSAEDDQGVRSMYIEPALGDNDWGGAVTAAARGYADALSGGGPGSSGDGIGGSGIPGWLPVAGLVGIGGAGLLLARAGRKGRSGAAPGHGPAGAPAEPIDALRRRAGTALVDLDNAIRASAEELTFAQAQFGQQATQRFQQTLEAARAKASEAFGIQRRLDDAERLGNLAEPEQRAGLERILALAAEADTALDAEEAEFSRLRDLQTRVPQMLTELDVRAGEVEQRLPVAEQELAGLRATHAPEALVSVGDSIEQARRLVASARELVTTGKEHLAQGDNRPAAVAAARAAEDALGQASDALDHVSGAKAMLADATGHLDRALASISADVADVERLGATDQLTTTALGAARVAIEQGTRARSGGDPLAALSALERAEHDLDAALAPHREADETRRRAADRVGRRMATVRARLESIQGTISRNRGAVAYEARTDIDQALELYNQAAQIAGSDPDRAEQLLTEAEALGERALSKAQRDVDQWQGRGGGFGGGYGGGRSGGVDVGSVILGGILTGGFGGGGRGGGWGGSSGGFGGGFGGGGFGGGGGFGGGGRF, from the coding sequence GTGTCGCGTCGAGCCGTCACCGTCCGACGATGGTCGGCCGCGTCAGCGGTCGGCCTCGCCACCTGTCTCGCGCCCGCGGCGGCCCACGCCGCGGTCCCGGCCACGCCCCCTTCGCTCACGTCCGCGCCGGCCACCGAGCCGATGAACCTCCCCGACCAGGTGACCGACGAGACCGGCGTCCTCGGCGACCTCTCGCAGTACGACGAGGCGCTCGACGAGGCCCGCGCCGCCGGGATCCAGCTCTTCGTCGTCTACGTCGACTCCTTCGACGGCATGGACGGCGCGACCTGGGCGCAGCAGACCTTCGAGGAGTCCGGCATGGGAGGCGACGACGTGCTCCTCGCCGTCGCCGTGCAGGACCGGCGCTACGGCACCTACGCCATGGAGGAGTCCGGGCTCAGTGCCGAGGACGACCAGGGTGTGCGCAGCATGTACATCGAGCCGGCGCTCGGCGACAACGACTGGGGCGGCGCCGTGACGGCCGCCGCGCGCGGCTACGCCGATGCCCTGAGCGGGGGCGGCCCCGGGAGCAGCGGCGACGGCATCGGCGGCTCCGGGATCCCCGGCTGGCTGCCCGTCGCCGGCCTCGTCGGCATCGGCGGCGCCGGGCTGCTCCTCGCCCGCGCCGGGCGCAAGGGCCGCTCGGGGGCGGCTCCCGGCCACGGTCCGGCCGGTGCACCCGCCGAGCCGATCGATGCGCTCCGCAGGCGCGCCGGCACCGCCCTCGTCGACCTCGACAACGCGATCCGGGCCTCCGCCGAGGAGCTGACCTTCGCCCAGGCGCAGTTCGGGCAGCAGGCGACCCAGCGCTTCCAGCAGACCCTCGAGGCGGCCAGGGCCAAGGCGAGCGAGGCCTTCGGCATCCAGCGCCGGCTCGACGACGCCGAGCGGCTCGGCAACCTCGCCGAGCCCGAGCAGCGCGCCGGGCTCGAGCGCATCCTCGCGCTCGCCGCAGAGGCCGACACCGCGCTCGACGCCGAGGAGGCCGAGTTCTCCCGGCTGCGCGACCTGCAGACCCGCGTGCCGCAGATGCTCACCGAGCTCGACGTGCGCGCCGGCGAGGTCGAGCAGCGCCTGCCCGTCGCCGAGCAGGAGCTCGCCGGGCTGCGCGCCACCCACGCCCCCGAGGCGCTCGTCTCGGTCGGCGACAGCATCGAGCAGGCGCGGCGGCTCGTCGCCTCGGCCCGCGAGCTCGTCACGACCGGCAAGGAGCACCTCGCCCAGGGCGACAACCGGCCCGCGGCCGTCGCTGCCGCGCGGGCCGCCGAGGACGCCCTCGGCCAGGCGAGCGACGCCCTCGACCACGTCAGCGGGGCCAAGGCGATGCTCGCCGACGCGACCGGGCACCTCGACCGGGCGCTCGCCTCGATCTCCGCGGACGTCGCCGACGTCGAGCGGCTCGGCGCCACCGACCAGCTGACGACGACCGCGCTCGGCGCGGCCCGGGTCGCCATCGAGCAGGGCACCCGCGCCCGCTCCGGCGGTGACCCGCTCGCGGCGCTGTCCGCCCTCGAGCGGGCCGAGCACGACCTCGACGCCGCGCTCGCCCCGCACCGCGAGGCCGACGAGACCCGGCGGCGGGCCGCCGACCGGGTCGGCCGGCGGATGGCGACCGTCCGTGCCCGGCTCGAGTCGATCCAGGGGACGATCTCGCGCAACCGCGGCGCCGTCGCCTACGAGGCCCGCACCGACATCGACCAGGCGCTCGAGCTCTACAACCAGGCTGCCCAGATCGCCGGCAGCGACCCCGACCGCGCCGAGCAGCTGCTCACCGAGGCCGAGGCCCTCGGCGAGCGGGCACTCTCCAAGGCCCAGCGAGACGTCGACCAGTGGCAGGGGCGTGGGGGCGGCTTCGGCGGTGGCTACGGCGGCGGTCGCAGCGGCGGTGTCGACGTCGGCTCCGTCATCCTCGGCGGCATCCTCACCGGCGGCTTCGGCGGGGGCGGCCGCGGGGGCGGCTGGGGCGGCAGCTCCGGCGGCTTCGGCGGTGGTTTCGGTGGGGGCGGCTTCGGCGGCGGAGGCGGCTTCGGCGGAGGTGGCCGCTTCTGA
- a CDS encoding PspA/IM30 family protein produces the protein MTQKQTLLGRVAQLAKANINSLLDRAEDPEKMLDQLVRDYTNSIAEAEEAVAQTIANTRLAEADLEEDRKAATEWGSKAAAASRKAEELRGGGDAAGADKFDNLARVALQRQIQFEGEARDAEPRIAAQNATVEQLKGGLTQMRTKLEDLKSRRDQLIARARSAEAQEKVQGAIRSIDVMDPTSELGRFEDKIKHQEAMVKGRAEAQATTIEDQFAELEDHSHDAEIEARLQQLKDGA, from the coding sequence ATGACCCAGAAGCAGACCCTCCTCGGCCGCGTCGCCCAGCTGGCGAAGGCCAACATCAACTCCCTCCTCGACCGCGCCGAGGACCCCGAGAAGATGCTCGACCAGCTGGTCCGCGACTACACGAACTCCATCGCCGAGGCCGAGGAGGCGGTCGCCCAGACGATCGCCAACACGCGCCTGGCCGAGGCCGACCTCGAGGAGGACCGCAAGGCCGCCACCGAGTGGGGCAGCAAGGCCGCCGCGGCCTCCCGCAAGGCCGAGGAGCTGCGCGGCGGTGGTGACGCCGCCGGCGCCGACAAGTTCGACAACCTCGCCCGGGTCGCGCTCCAGCGCCAGATCCAGTTCGAGGGCGAGGCCCGCGACGCCGAGCCCCGCATCGCCGCGCAGAACGCGACGGTCGAGCAGCTCAAGGGCGGCCTGACCCAGATGCGCACCAAGCTCGAGGACCTCAAGAGCCGCCGCGACCAGCTGATCGCGCGCGCCCGCTCGGCCGAGGCCCAGGAGAAGGTCCAGGGCGCGATCCGCTCGATCGACGTCATGGACCCGACGAGCGAGCTCGGCCGCTTCGAGGACAAGATCAAGCACCAGGAGGCGATGGTCAAGGGTCGCGCCGAGGCACAGGCGACGACGATCGAGGACCAGTTCGCCGAGCTCGAGGACCACAGCCACGACGCCGAGATCGAGGCCCGGCTCCAGCAGCTCAAGGACGGCGCCTGA
- the pth gene encoding aminoacyl-tRNA hydrolase, which yields MSDETWLVVGLGNPGPRYAGNRHNVGAMVVDEMARRAGATLRAHKSGARAESVRLAPPGGGLGPRVIIATPTSYMNVAGGQTKALASFFSVDLDHLVVVHDELDIPFAEVRLKRGGGEGGHNGLRSISSSLGTKDYHRVRVGIGRPPGRMDVADFVLKDFAKTEREELPFLLDGAADAVELLIHRGLTDAQQVVHAPAP from the coding sequence GTGAGCGATGAGACGTGGCTGGTCGTCGGCCTGGGCAACCCCGGCCCCCGGTACGCCGGCAACCGGCACAACGTGGGCGCGATGGTCGTCGACGAGATGGCCCGCCGTGCCGGGGCGACGCTCCGGGCCCACAAGTCGGGTGCCCGCGCCGAGTCGGTCCGGCTCGCCCCTCCCGGGGGCGGGCTCGGCCCCCGCGTGATCATCGCGACGCCGACGTCGTACATGAACGTCGCCGGCGGCCAGACCAAGGCGCTCGCCTCGTTCTTCTCCGTCGACCTCGACCACCTCGTCGTCGTCCACGACGAGCTCGACATCCCCTTCGCCGAGGTGCGGCTCAAGCGTGGTGGCGGTGAGGGCGGGCACAACGGGCTGCGTTCGATCAGCTCGAGCCTCGGGACGAAGGACTACCACCGGGTGCGCGTCGGCATCGGTCGTCCGCCGGGACGCATGGACGTCGCGGACTTCGTGCTCAAGGACTTCGCCAAGACAGAGCGGGAGGAGCTGCCCTTCCTCCTCGACGGTGCCGCGGACGCCGTGGAGCTGCTGATCCACCGGGGTCTGACGGACGCCCAGCAGGTCGTCCACGCGCCAGCCCCCTGA
- a CDS encoding 50S ribosomal protein L25/general stress protein Ctc has product MSDDIRLEAQTRTEFGKGAARRIRREHKIPAVMYGHGTEPVHITLPGHDTMMALKHSNALLTIVVDGDEQLALAKDVQRHMIKPVIEHVDLVVVKRGEKVTVDVAVHVEGEAGPETVVTVDSQTLEVEADVTNLPEAVTVSVDGLQAGTQILASQVEMPEGATLVTDGETLVVNITEQISAEALEAELAEAEAEAGIEHDESGDDAAEGAPSDKQLAEGDAPMESPEDGNKED; this is encoded by the coding sequence ATGTCCGACGACATCCGCCTTGAGGCGCAGACCCGCACCGAGTTCGGCAAGGGCGCGGCCCGCCGCATCCGCCGCGAGCACAAGATCCCCGCCGTGATGTACGGCCACGGCACCGAGCCGGTCCACATCACCCTCCCCGGCCACGACACGATGATGGCGCTCAAGCACAGCAACGCGCTCCTGACGATCGTCGTCGACGGCGACGAGCAGCTCGCGCTCGCCAAGGACGTCCAGCGCCACATGATCAAGCCGGTCATCGAGCACGTCGACCTCGTCGTCGTGAAGCGCGGCGAGAAGGTCACCGTCGACGTCGCCGTCCACGTCGAGGGCGAGGCCGGCCCGGAGACCGTCGTCACCGTCGACTCCCAGACCCTCGAGGTCGAGGCCGACGTCACGAACCTCCCTGAGGCGGTCACCGTCTCCGTCGATGGCCTCCAGGCCGGCACCCAGATCCTCGCCTCGCAGGTCGAGATGCCCGAGGGCGCCACGCTCGTCACCGACGGCGAGACCCTCGTCGTCAACATCACCGAGCAGATCTCCGCCGAGGCCCTCGAGGCCGAGCTCGCCGAGGCCGAGGCCGAGGCGGGCATCGAGCACGACGAGTCTGGGGACGACGCCGCCGAGGGCGCCCCGAGCGACAAGCAGCTCGCCGAGGGCGACGCCCCGATGGAGTCCCCGGAGGACGGCAACAAGGAGGACTGA